The segment CTCTGATGTTATTTATTAAAAATGGTGTATCACCTGTTTTGGACATTTGGTTAACAATCATCTCCTCGGTTACCGGCTTATTTATGGCATCATCAAATTTACGTTCTGACTTATATCCAAAGCTAATAATCCTGTCATTTACCTTGAAGCTGGCATTAACGGTCATTTGCCTTTTTTTGTTGCATGAAATGTCCAGCGATATAGGAATGCTCGGATTTATCCTTTCCTGTGCGTACTGCTTTTGTTTATCATGCAATGTTTTGGAATAACTGATATATACCTCAGAACCTACACGAATATCACGTGTTGTATCGATGAGGATATGTTTGTCATCCTGTTGGATAATCTTATCCAAATAGATGCCCCTTATGTGGTTGTTGTGTTTAAAACCAATACCATCACCCTTAACGAGGGTAGGATGATTTTCATTTTCAAATTCAATATCAACAAGGGTATCCTCGATGGACTTGATTTTACCAAGATATAATCCTTGATGGAACGAACTTTCCCTGCCCATGACCTCTCCCGGTGTGTCATGCATTATATAACCGTTGGTATAATAACGATTAAATGTCAAATCAAGCTCTTCCTGTAGCGATTTGATAAGTTGGCTGTTGTCCTCATTATTCATATTGTCAATCATTGTCCTATAAGCATGTACAACGCATGCAACATAATCCTCAGACTTTAATCTGCCTTCAATCTTAAGGGAAATGATGCCTGCATCAGATATTTCCTTCACGTGTTTGAATGTGGCCAGATCATGTGTGGAGATTAAACAGCCGTTATTGATTCTGTAATTTTTATATCTTAACTTATACATTGATCTGCACGGCTGTGCACAGGCACCCCTATTGGCACTACGTCCTGATATGAACGATGACATATAACAGTCTCCGGATATGCAGTAGCATAATGAGCCATGACCGAAGACTTCCAGGTCCATCTTGATTTTATCCTTTTTTAATCTATTGTTAATGCTACTTATTTCATCAATTTCCATCTCACGAGGTAAAATAACCCTTTTGATTCCTTCATCCTTGGCCCATAGTATGCTGTTATAATCACGTAGGGTCATCTGTGTAGATGAATGAACCTCCATTTCGGGAATGTACTTGTTTAACAGATATACAAGTCCGATGTCCTGTACAATAACGGCATCGACACCTATTCTATATAGGAATTGGACATATTTAAGAACTTCCAGGATTTCTCCACTATTAAATAGTGTATTAACGGTAACATGGATGCTTGCACCATTAAGATGGGCATAACGAACAGCCTTTTCAATTTCTTCCGACGTGAAATTTTGAGCAAATGCTCTGGCACCATATCTATGTCCTGCTATGTAAACAGCATCTGCACCAGCATTGATTGCCACAACCAATATGTCATAACTACCTGCAGGTGCTAATAATTCTCTTAAAACCATTTAAATTTTACCCCTTGTCGATTGATTTAGAAAAAAATAAGTATTATTCATAAAAAAGTATATATTATAACTATATATGTATCTGATAATTAAAAATAATTATTATTCAACAATTTACTGACAAGGAATAAAAAGAATGATATCACAACCGTATGACTTGATAGTGCCATATCTATACACAATATTTGAAATAGTTCTTGCAATAGCCATACCCTTAATAATCATGAAGATTATTGTCAAGGCCCTATTGAAATATGATGATGCAGACAATAATGAAAAGGTACTGGTTAAAAAAATAATATCCATTATTCATTATCTAACTGTGGTAATAATACTTGTTTCAATCTTATCTGTATTGGGTATAGATTTGCAGAGTTTGATTCTTAGTTTAGGACTGGCAAGTGTAGCAGTCAGTCTTGCTGCGAAGGATACATTGTCCAATATTATTTCGGGCGTTATAATAATTCTTGAAAAGAAATTCAAGGTTGGCGACTTGATAGAAATAGATGGAAAAGTGGGAAAGGTAACAAGGATAGGCCTTAAATCTGTTGAATTGGAATATAAAACCAAGTATATTTCAGTGCCCAATGTGGTATTCAGTACGAAGTCATTTATAAACTTTACAAAGTATGGCGTATACGCCGAATCATTCCAGGTAAATCTTAGAAATGACTATGAATTAGAAGAAAAAATACATGAAATCGAAAATATACTTGATAATAATCCGTTAATACTAAAGGAACCGAAATATCTGATATTGCCTAAGAATATTACGGCGTATGGGGTTGATGTTACCGTTAAATTTTACGTAAATGATCCTATTAAAAACAATATTATTAAAGCCAAGTTAATCAGGGAAATTAAACAGAAAGTGGTAATCGAGAATATAGACTGACTTTGTAGTTTCAGATTATATATAAAAAAGTAATATCTATTCTATTATAAAAAAAGTGGGTTATTGAAGGTATTCCTTCAATAATTTAATTTCCAGTTACAGGTTCTGCAACATAGACTGTAATGTCTAGCTCATCTGTTAGGAATTCTTTAATATCATTACCGAATGCTATAAATTCATCCGTTTTCATGTGTTTTTCCAAAGCTTCTTTTGACTCCCATTTTTCAACGAAAGTTAGGGAATCATCCAAAACATCTTTGAATAAGTTATAGGATATGTTTCCTTCATGTTCTCTTGATGCTAGGATTAATTTTTCTGCTTCACTTACAATATCGTCTATTTTGTCTTTTTTTGCTTTTAATGATGCGTTTACGATTATCATTTTTAAACTCCAATATTTCATTTAAATTTATGTTTATAATTATGGCTTAGATAATATTTAAACTTAACAGTTTTTTAACATTTTTAAAGGATTTTTGATGAAATATTTCTCAAAAGTTAAATATTGGAATTATTAATGGAGTTTTGTCTTAATATGTTCTTCCAATAATCATTTAATGCACATGGTTTAACTTATTAGATAATTGAAAAAAAGTTCTGATAAAAATCGTGCCGTATATGAAAAAAGGGGAAATCATATACAGCACGGGGGATTAATAAAATATTTTAATTTTTATTGTAATATTGTTTAGTATAAATCATTATATTATACTAATTGTCCTCCGTTTTTTAATTGAGATATATAATAGGGGGTTATGTGGGTAAATGCATTGCATTTACCTATAATTAAATTTGTTAATTCCCACGATTTTTCTGCTTCCTAGTAGAATATTATTACCTGAATAGCATACGATTATACAATCGATATGGCTGGTAGGAATATTCGGATAGGTGAATGATATTTCACCATTGGAAACATCCAATGCGGGGGATACTGTTTTTCTGTTTATTTTTACAATGGCTTTGCCGCCATATGCACTTTCATTATTTGATTTTCTGTAAATTCGAGCATATACCGTAAAGTTTTGTCTTCTGATGAATGTTGTATTGGTTATATCAATGTCTGATTCTTCTTTTTCAAGTGTAATCGTTGAATAGTTTCTGTTGGAGTGATATAGGTTGTTTTCACCGTATACCAGTGATAGGTTATACTTCGGTCCTCTGTAGTTGGATGGAATAACATAATCTTCAAGTATGGCAACTCCATTTCTTACATGGATGGTCTGTCTGATTGTTATTCCGTTAATCTTAAACCTGGCGATTCCCATATCAACCTTTTGGTTTCGTTCATCAGTTATTGTTGCTTTTAAAGTTATCCTGTCATTTGGGAAACCTGTTACTTCATACACAACAGAGTAAACATTCAATTTAAGGATATTTATTGAGGATGTACCTGATAAAACACTCTCAAGACCCTTCTTGTATAGTTTAACTTCCAGTGTGTAGTTTCTTTTTTTCCAGTTGGATGGAATTATAAAATCCTTTAAACAAATGTCTGATCCGTCGGTTATTATCTGATAATTGATGATTGTTAGATTATTTACCTTAAATATGATGGTTGAATTGTCCAATGAATTCATATTGGTAGTGTGGGCTGTCAGGTTAATGCTATCATTTACGTGTACATAGACCTTATCAACAATCAGTTCTGGTTTTTTTATATCAAATTCATAACTCTTATGTTTTGTAAGGTTAAATACTTCATCATGTATGGTGAGAGTCATGTTGTATTTACCTGTCTTGTTAATTATCGAGTCATAATTAACGTTTATGATTTCATTACTATTTATCGGATTAATGATATTGTTGTAGACAATGATTCCAGCCATGGTGATTGTCACATTAATGTTTCCACTTTTTCCGCTTCCATTGTTTGCAATGCTAATATTTAATCTCAACTTATCTGCTATGCTTATGTTTTCACAATTGTCTGATACGTTCATGTAGAGTGCAGGTTTTTGTACCATTATAACCTTTTCATGCATTGAACTTTCATTCGTATTTGAATCATTGACAGTAATATTTAGCAGTATGTCATCGGGGAAAATGCTTTTTACAGTCAAGGTCAGGTTCTTGCTTTCATTTGACTTAAGACTAGGGATGTACCATGTGTTGTTGTCATAATCCACGTTGTCCGATGAGATATACACGAGATTATCTGGAAGTACATTTGTCAATATGATGTTGCTGCCATTTGCCTCTTGGGTATTTCTGATGAGGATTGTGTAATTAAATGGCGTATCGTATTCTATGGCTTCTGGTGATATTATTTGAACATCATATTCTGGATATAACATTTCTATTATTATATTTTTGTCACAATTTTTGTAATTGGGGACATCTTCGAATATCATTCTAAAATTTGATGAATTATTGATTATTTCAGTAATATGAATATTGTATCCGTTTGAATAAACATTGGAATATGATAAACAAGAGTCATTTAAGTATAGGCTTACCTTACCTGTTGTAACGCTTGTATTATATACTTCTTTTGTCTTTATAATTCCTGTTATTTGAATATCCTCATCATAATTGAAGATATAATTATCATCACAGATTATTTGTGAAAACAGTCTATTTCCAATATATGTATTGTCTGATGCTTTGATATGTTCAACACTACCCTCATATAATTCTTCACATGTGTTGTTGACGTATGTGGTATTTTTGATTATTGTGGTTGCAATTATCTCTTTACATATATGATTTGAGGTATTGTTGGTGAATATGGAATCTTGAATGCTTATCGTAGCATTTTCATTAATGTTTTCTGTAAGTGTATCGCCTGCATTATTGGACGTTATTGATGAATTTAAGATGAGTGCCTCATGGTTATTCATAACAATAATTCCATTATTCTCCTGGATTTGTGAATTTGTTATGTTCAACTGGTTATTGTTATAAAACAGCGATTTGCTCACATTGTTTTCTGATATTGATGAATTTCCTATTGAAACATTACCGTTGCTGTAGATTAATCCATTGGATAGATGTCTGTATATTTGACATTTTGACAAGTCTATCTGACCGTTTTCAAGCAGATAACATATTGGATATTCTCCCTTGTTTGATTCAAAGTGTGTATCTTCAACACTTATATTGGAGTTCAGATTGTATATTGTGGAGCTATTTGCAGTATTGTTTTTAAACAGACAATTTTGAATTACTGTGCTTTTGCTGTATAAACAATAGATTGCCGATCCATCACTTGAGGTGTTGTTTTCGAATGTTGAATCCGTTATTGTCAGGTTGTTTGAATTGTATATTGCAGCTCCTCCAAACGTTATGGCATCAAGTGTATTGTTTATGAACTTGCAGTTATTTATATTCATTAAACCCGAGTTGTATATTGCTCCACCCGATGAAGAATTGTTGTACTTGGAATATGTGTCTTTTATGGTAATGTCATTAAGTATACAATTTCCAAGATTCCTTATCGCATTTGCCCTGTTGGATTGGGTGTTGGTTATCGTTAGATTATTGATTATTAGTGTGTTTGATTTTTGGATGGATATGAATGCTTTCTGGTTATTTCCATTTATGATATTGTTGTTACCGTTAATGGTTATTGTAATTGCCTTTCTTGTGCCCTTGATATCAATGTCCTGTGTGATGTCGTAGTTTCCATCCTTCAGGTTTATCGTTTTGTTTTTACTTTGGGAATTTGCCGTTGCGATTGAATCGTATAGTTCTTCATATGAGTTCACGTCAACTGTTTCCTCGTCTTGTTTCAATGATTTTTCCTGAACGTTTATACTTTTTTGAACGTTTTTTTCAATCTCCACATCCTGTGTATCAGTATCGTCATTTGCACTTATTGTACTTGCAGTTATAATTATTGTGATTATCATCAGCATTGTAAATATTAATTTTTTATTATTCATTTTTTTATATCATACTCCTATACAATTAATAGTATTATGTAGACAATATTAAACATTGTCCAAAATTAATTATAATTTTTATACTATTTATACTTTTTCAATAATTCATTTGATAATAGTTATATTTTTTTTATATTTGTATGAAAGTTTTAATAGGATGTAATCCATATATACAATATGAGAATTGAAAAATCATATACATAAAACGGGTTTAATTTACATGACAAAATATGATAAAAGTACATGTGTAAAGGTAAACAAAGATAAAATGGATTTAATCAAGAAAAAAGGATTAAATTTACAAGATATCTTGGATAAAGCAATGGATGAAGAATTAAAGCTAAACAAAGATGAAATAACAAAAGAATCAATCAAAGAAATAAATGAAAAAATCAATAAGTTGACCCACAAAAAAGAAGAGAGAATGGAAGAATATCAGAAAAAGATAGACAGCATAACAAGAACAATAAACGAATCAAAAATACATGAAGAAAAAATGTATGATGAGAAAATAGAATATCTGAAGACAAAAAAATACTATTTTGAAAAAACACTAAACAATGGGGGACTGTAATGGAAGAAACTCAATGGAGAGTCAAAGGACCACTGGAATTGGATGATGATAAATGGGCTGAAAAATTCTCAAAAGCAGCCAACTTGCAATATGAACTAAACCATCTACATCCCTCACAAATTCAACGAAAGAAAGAACTGTTACATGAATTATTCGGTCAAATAGGTGAAAACACGGAAGTACTACTGCCCTTCTACTGTAACGTGGGAACAAACATAAAAATAGGAAAAGGATCATTTATCAATACAAACAACAACTACCTTGACACGGATTCAATAGAAATCGGTGACTACACACTACTGGCACAGGGTGTAAACATAATCTGTGCAAATCATCCCGTGAGTACAAAAGAACGCATAGTGCCCGTAGATGACAAACTGGATGATGGAAAATATGCCTACATCAACGAAGAGGGAAACTTCGACGACTCGATAGAATACACATTCGTAAACACAAGAAGTCCTGTAAAAATAGGCGACAGATGCTGGATAGGTGCAAATGTAATAATCTTGCCTGGTGTAACAATCGGAAACAATGTGGTAATAGGTTCAGGCAGTATAGTAACCAAGGATATTCCTGACAATTCAATAGCAGTAGGAAATCCTGCAAAAGTAATAAGACAAAACGATTAGGATAAATTAACTGATAACAAATTGAAAGATGAATTAAGCGATTATTTAAAAAAAATTACGTAATAATATAGGAGTAAATGGAGAGATTAATTATGAAAAAGATGGGTTTTGGAATGATGAGATTACCATTAACTGATGAAAACGACTTAAAATCAATAAATCAGGAAGAAGTAAATAAGATGGCAGATATATTTATGGAAAACGGATTTAACTACTTTGACACCGCATATCCGTATCATGATGGATTAAGTGAGGTGGCCCTTAAAAAGGCAGTGGTTGAAAGATATCCACGAGATTCATTTGTCATAGCAGATAAACTGCCACTGTTTTTAATAACAAAAGATGAACAATTGGAACAAATATTCAACCAACAACTGGAACGCTGTGGAGTAGATTACTTCGACTATTACCTTTTGCATAATGTAAGCGGATTCTCTGAGGCAGGATTTATAGATGTTGACTCATTTTCATTCGTAAAGAAATTAAAGGAAGATGGAAAAATAAAAAAGATGGGACTATCGACACACGCCAATGCAGAATACCTGGACAACATACTAAAAAATCATCCTGAGATAGAATTCGTACAACTGCAGGTAAACTACCTTGACTGGGAAAACGATGGAGTAGAATCAAGAAAATGCGTAGAAGTGGCAAAAAAATACAATCTGCCTGTAATCGTGATGGAACCGCTAAAAGGCGGATTTCTTGCAAACATACCACCAGAAGCCGAAAAAATAATGAAGGAATACAATCCGGATGCATCAGCAGTATCCTGGGCATTAAAATACGTGGCCAGCATGGATGAAGTATTCATGGTATTAAATGGGGTAAGCAGTCTTGAACAAATGGAAGAAAACATAAAAATCATGGATTCCCACGAGAAATTAAACCCTGATGAATATGAAATAATATCCAGTGTAATTGACATAATAAACAGCAAAATAACAGTACCATGTACAAAATGCAACTACTGCATAAGCACTTGTCCGGTAAACATCAACATTCCAAAATTATTCGATTTTTACAACAATCAAAAAATAGAAAATATCCAAACATTTACGGCAGTGGGTAATGCATATGTAAATTACTCAAAAATAGAGTCAAATGGAATAGCATCAGAATGTATACAATGCGGCAAATGCGTAAAGGAATGTCCACAACATATAAATATCCCAGAAGTCATGGAAGATGTTAAAAAGACTTTTGAAATACCACTATATGGATTTAAAGAAGAGGAATAATCCTCTTCCAATCTTCTATTTCAGTACAAATAACTTATTTTATAATAATACTTCTCCGGTGATTTAATGAAAAAATTAGGCTTCGGAACCATGAGATTGGAATTGGTCAATCATGATACGAAAGAGATTAACATAGATTTATTTAAACAAATGATCGATTGCTTCATGGATGCCGGTTACAACTACTTTGACACGGCATACACCTATCTAAACGGCAACAGTGAAAAGGCACTAAAAAAAGCTCTGGTTGAACGCCATCGGCGGGAATCATTTTTTCTGGCAGATAAATTGCCGATATTCAATCTAAATAATGCTTCAGAAATGGAAGAGATATTCAATACCCAACTAAAACGATGTGGGGTCGAATACTTCGATTATTACATGTTGCATAACGTAAGTACAAAACATCAAAGCAAATTCACCGATATTGACTCCTTCAAATTTATTTTAAATAAGAAGAAAGAGGGAAAAATCCGGCACATCGGCATATCCTGTCATGATGATGCAAAATTTCTGGATAACATCCTCAAAAAACATCCGGAAATAGAATTCGTACAACTGCAAATAAATTACCTGGACTGGAATGATGAGATAATCCAATCAAAGGCATGTTATGAAGTGGCATTAGAACATGATGTCGACATAATCATAATGGAACCGCTTAAAGGGGGGCTGATGTCCTATGAGGATTCTGACATACTTAAGGAATTTGACAAACATTCCTCCAGAAAGGCGGTGGACTTGGCATTTTCTTTTTGCAAGCACTTGGATAATGTAATGGTTGTATTAAGTGGTATGAACAATATGAGTAACCTTTTGGAAAATATCAGAATATTTGAGGATGATAAAAAATTGTCAGAGGATGATTTGGAGTTTCTTGACAGGATAAACCGGTTAATGCATTCATACGATTTAATCAAATGCACGGGATGTAATTACTGCATTGACCATTGTCCGAAAGCCATAAAGATACCTGATTTTTTAAAGTTATACAACACCCAAAAAACCAGTAAAAATCACTCCGTAGGGATGTATTACAGGAATATGATAACCAGGTATTCCTCCAGTCCAAAAGATTGCATAAACTGTGGAAATTGCACTAAATTCTGTCCGCAGGATATTGATATTCCAAAATACATGGATGAAATAACCACCCTTTTCAAATAACTCTTTTTAATAAAAACATTGTTTCTAACTATTTTTTCATATTTATACTTTTACAAAAAAATTATAAAAAATATTTGATATTTTATCATAATAATTTAATATATGAAATTACAAATATATTATTACATATTTTATAGTTGAAAATAATAGAATATACTGTAGTTTAATAAATTCTAAGGATTTTCTATATTTTCAATAGTTTGTATAAAATATGTATTATATTAATATAATTAAAGATGTTTAACATGTTGAAAAATAAAACAAAAATGTTTTTATTATTTTCATTAGTGTTAATCACTATGATTGGAATGACAGCTATTGCAGCTGCTGATGTAGATGATTCTACAAGTGATGCACAGATTAGTGATGCTTCCAGTCAAGTAGGCGATACAATTAGTGATTTTACTAGTGACAATAGTAATAAACTAATAGAACAAACTGGTAATACAAAGACAGTTAAAAATGAAGGAGAAAGTGGAACACTATCTGATTTACAATCGGATATTGGTTCTGCTACAGATAGTATAACTCTTCAAAAAGATTATACTAGTACAAGTGATGAACAACCATTTGTAATAGCAAAAGATTTGACTATTGAAGGAAATGGAAAAACAATCACAGCGGTAAACGGTGCATTCAACATATCAAGTGGAAATACAGTATCAATCAAAAACTTAGTTTTCACGGGTAAAAATGGTGTACCTGCCATGATAAAAGTTGACGGTATATTAAACCTAGAAAATGTAACGTTCCAGGATTGTTTCAGTAGTACCTATGCAAATGCGGCTGTTTTAAATATCACGGCAAATGCAGTTGTTACCATGGATGGATGTAGTATTAATAATACTTGTTCAACCAAAGCAGCAGTGGGAGTTGCTGCTGAAGCTAAATTAGATGTTAAAAATAGTAATTTTACTGATATTGTAGCACTTAATGCTCCTATAGGTACATATGGTAATGGTGCAAACATTACTGTTGATAACTGTTACTTCTATAATTCCAGCAGAGTAAATTATGGTGCAGCCATATACATGGATAACTCAGGTTATTTAACAGTTAACAATACACTTATTGAAAACTGTTCTGCCGGTACGAGGGGGGCCATATATACAAGTGCAGTAACCAATATAGAAAATACTGTTGTAACAGGATTAAACCTTACAACCTCATCTGCTCAGTATAGCAGAGGTTCTGGTTTATGGATTGAAACAAGTACTGCAAATGTGTATCTTAAAAATAACACTTTTACCAATGGTCAAATACTAAAAGATGAGGGTATATACACCAGAAATGGATTTATCAATTCCACAGTTAAAGTGACTGTTGCAGATTATTCATTTGATGAAGGAGAAACCCCTGTATTTGTAGCATTTGTTACCGATGATAATGGTAATAAGATAGGTGGAGGAAATGTTGTTTTCACCACTGAAGATAAAACATACACGGCAACACTTGAAAACGGTACAGCATCTGTAACGGCATCCGACCTTGCATTAGATAATACTTACCGTGTAAAGGCAGTCTATCAAAGAACTCCTGAAGAAGTACAGGAAATCACTGAAGGTGTAATTACCTATGGTAATGTACTTCCGGCAATGACTGACTACACCTCCATGCAGGAAGTTATAAATTCACAGGAAGCACAAGCAGTTGTAAAATTAAACAACAACATTACACGTGCTGAAGGTGAAGAAAAAGTTGTCATTGATAAAGATTTAACAATCAATGGTGCAAAACTGGTAATTGATGCAAGTCAAGGAACAGTATTTGAAATAACCAACGGTGCAACAGTAACCATTAATGATTTAACAATCACCAACGCTGAAAGTGCTAATGTAATAAACATTACAAACGGTAACTTGATATTGGAAAATGTTGTAATTAAAGATACTACAGTAACACCTGAATATGCAGTAGGAGCACTTATTGCAGTAAAACCGGGCAGCAGTTTATTATTAGAAAATTCAATCATTGAAAATATCAGTGGTCCATTGATTGATGCAAACGGAACAACAGGTATTGGAGATACGATTTTCAGAAACATAAACGGCGGATCAGCCAACGGTGAAATATATGTAAGAAGCAATTTAACCATGAGTGGTTCAACAGTAGAAAACTGTACAGCTTACAGTGGATTCTTATATTCAGCAGCTTCACTTTCAGCATTCAGGATGAATGGAAAATTAGTTATAAATAACTGTACATTCGTCAACAATGTTATTACAACAGGTAATGCAGTAGTAAGTGTTGCTAATAACACGGAAATCTACAACTCCAAATTCATTGGAAATAAGGCAACCAGGGATTCTTCCTATGCTTCAGCAATAGGAATAAGCGGTTCATCCGACCAAACAGTTACAATGAATGTCATCAGCTGTTACTTCGAAAACAACACCTGTGAAGGGGACGAAGGTAACACTGCCATTGCAGGAGCACACTCCATTATGAACGTTACTAACTCAGTCTTCCTAAGAAATGATACCAAACCATTCTTCAGTTATTCAACACCAGAATACGGTGCTAAAGCCATATTAAACGGCAACTATTGGGGTACAAATAACACACTTGAAGATGGTGCAGTTGTCACTGAAGGTAATGAATATGATGAGTGGGAAGATGAATGGGTAACCACACAATATGACGTTACAATAGACAATTGGGTAGTAATCAACACTGAAGTTACACAATTTGAAGACAATAACATGAAATATAATGTTGTCACAACAGCATCAAGTATGGATACAAACGGTCAAACAAGTGAATTAACACAAAGTTTACCTAACTGTATAAATGTAAGTTATCAGGCAACAGCCGGTAGATTCGATAGTAATACTGTAACAATATCCAATAATGTTGCAAATAACGTATTTACTAGCGGATTGGAAGCTTCCACAGTAACCGTAAGTGTTCCAAATATTGAACAAACATTCGAATTGGAAGCACCTGAAATAGATGAAAGCAATTATTTCGGATTGGAATTAATGATAGATGGTACACCTGACGGCGAAACATTTACCTTTACAAGAGATTGTACAAGAGGGGAATCAGAAAACAATGTCACCATTGAAAACAGAAATATTGTAATAGATGGTAACGGTCATACTATTGATGAAAACAATGGCAGATTGTTCATGATTCAAAATTCAAACGTAACTCTTAAAAACCTAATCATCAAAAATGCAGGTACAACCTACAACCCATCCGTACTACAGATATGGACCGGTAACCTGGTAATGGAAAACGTCACAATCGTAAACAGTACCGCCTCTTCAAGCGGTGGAGCATTAGTATATATCAGTGCAGACTCAAATGCAACAATTAACGGCGTAACATTTGAAAACAACACTGCTAGATTCATATCAAATGTAGGTACAACCCTAATAAATAACTCTGTAGTAAAAAATACCAATGCAAACACGTCTTCAATGATTTATTGGGCATTCAACAATGGTCCGTTAACCATTGAAAACACAGTATTTGATAGTAACACTGGTTATTCTGCAGGATTTGCAGCAAATACGAATTCAGTATTAACTATGAACAACGTAACATTTACCAACAATACCATTTCAACAACAGGAAACGGTATTGTATTACATAGTAACGGTACTTTAACCATAAACAATTCCAATTTTGTCGAAAATACCAAGAATGATAGTGGAGCATTAAAAGGACTGATATATATAAGAGCAGATACAATTATTGACAATACATTATTTGAAGATAATTGTCTATACTCAACAAGTACAAGTTCATACTCCACAGGTCAAGGTATGGTATACATAGATAAATCAGGAACAAAATTAAACGTTACCAATTCAGCATTCATCAACAACATAGCAAATAATGGAAGTGCAATATTCAATTATTACGGAATATTCAATATGTCAAATTCAGTGATTATTGGAAGTCCAACTGATAATTTAATATACACGGATTATTCCACATCTTATGCTAATGATAACTGGTGGGGTGCTAATGAAGTACCTAGAGACCAATTCAGAACTACTTCAAGTTATAAGGTAATTACAGATTCATGGGTAATCATGGAAGCTGAAGCTAGTGAAGTAGCCGATGATAAAACAACAATTACAACCACATTAAACAAAGTAA is part of the Methanosphaera sp. BMS genome and harbors:
- a CDS encoding U32 family peptidase, translating into MVLRELLAPAGSYDILVVAINAGADAVYIAGHRYGARAFAQNFTSEEIEKAVRYAHLNGASIHVTVNTLFNSGEILEVLKYVQFLYRIGVDAVIVQDIGLVYLLNKYIPEMEVHSSTQMTLRDYNSILWAKDEGIKRVILPREMEIDEISSINNRLKKDKIKMDLEVFGHGSLCYCISGDCYMSSFISGRSANRGACAQPCRSMYKLRYKNYRINNGCLISTHDLATFKHVKEISDAGIISLKIEGRLKSEDYVACVVHAYRTMIDNMNNEDNSQLIKSLQEELDLTFNRYYTNGYIMHDTPGEVMGRESSFHQGLYLGKIKSIEDTLVDIEFENENHPTLVKGDGIGFKHNNHIRGIYLDKIIQQDDKHILIDTTRDIRVGSEVYISYSKTLHDKQKQYAQERINPSIPISLDISCNKKRQMTVNASFKVNDRIISFGYKSERKFDDAINKPVTEEMIVNQMSKTGDTPFLINNIRVNDFPDNLFMPLAKINNIRREVLDIASEKLLQSYVPDEIKQDQIRKTIKKLAKESKNKEIDMEQSHYVGLNVYVDNLELLTIANRNPINRIYFDASYIYDNKEDYFENIEDLLTQAATIASDKEVVLVLSAFTSDDDLDKLKQIHRRLEENNIHISIMGDSPSLTRSFPNTNVYGAHNLNIWNNYSVAMLDKNNFKGATISSELSKEEITDLVKKSNEYDTKLELIVQGNQEIMVSKDDFGNLKGGFDLDIESGEYVVLEDKQNNKKYKIYFDYNRQSHFLNNDMLCLIDEIDEIKQMGIENITLDCRFTSANYINKIINIYIQRLRDENPGRLYSESIEEISYSKLNKGNYINKRVLEDLKSQKKRKKKRQ
- a CDS encoding mechanosensitive ion channel family protein gives rise to the protein MISQPYDLIVPYLYTIFEIVLAIAIPLIIMKIIVKALLKYDDADNNEKVLVKKIISIIHYLTVVIILVSILSVLGIDLQSLILSLGLASVAVSLAAKDTLSNIISGVIIILEKKFKVGDLIEIDGKVGKVTRIGLKSVELEYKTKYISVPNVVFSTKSFINFTKYGVYAESFQVNLRNDYELEEKIHEIENILDNNPLILKEPKYLILPKNITAYGVDVTVKFYVNDPIKNNIIKAKLIREIKQKVVIENID
- a CDS encoding putative quinol monooxygenase, with the protein product MIIVNASLKAKKDKIDDIVSEAEKLILASREHEGNISYNLFKDVLDDSLTFVEKWESKEALEKHMKTDEFIAFGNDIKEFLTDELDITVYVAEPVTGN